A genome region from Acinetobacter lwoffii includes the following:
- a CDS encoding polysaccharide biosynthesis tyrosine autokinase, with product MSQNSNTEDTIDLKELFFSLIAQWKLIALCVILSVICALLYLRVTPDTYSVDALVQVEENKGASAALLGDLSNMIEQKQPAQAEIELLKSRLVLGSAIKALNLDLRIAGTENSFTDRLLSPHDYQTEYSKTSVLFKDNGKSFDIRQFEVPAYFHDKNLRLDFQPGKYTLTDPVTEQVVFSAPLNQRSQLQSEHGEWKVAIYSQDQFKAPYLVRKQSLPAAVKSILANYSVAEKGKMTGVLGLNYQGTDKQHITEVLNAILAAYSQQNIERRSAETAQTLKFLDEQLPELRQQLDVAEREFNTFRQQFNTVDVTKESELYLTQSISLETQKAQLEQQVAEASAKYTNEHPVMQQMNAQLAAINKRINELEGTLKQLPDLQRRYLQLFREVEVKQQLYTALLNSYQQLRIAKAGEIGNVRVVDTAVEPLEPIKPKKLQILILSIFLGGFLGTLLALLRNMLRSGIKDSSQIENELDLPVYATVPRSPAQNGYIKLAKKKKYIPILAVKNSDDIAIESLRSMRTAIHFALSNARNNIVMISGPAPEVGKSFISTNLAAILAQSQKRVLLIDADLRRGYIHKYFNQNHQPGLAEYLNKQATLNEVIKATDILGLDLLTRGKSPVNPSELLSTPLFGEMLTQLSSQYDHILIDTSPILAVTDGIIISQHAGVNLLIARYAQTQMKELELTVNRFEQAGVKVNGVILNDIQRSSAGYGYGYGYGYNYAYAYKASKDKD from the coding sequence ATGAGCCAAAATAGCAATACTGAAGATACGATAGACTTAAAAGAATTATTTTTTTCACTCATTGCCCAGTGGAAGCTGATTGCCCTGTGTGTCATCTTAAGCGTGATCTGCGCATTGCTTTATTTAAGAGTCACCCCGGACACCTATTCGGTCGATGCGCTGGTACAGGTCGAAGAGAATAAAGGAGCTTCTGCTGCCTTATTGGGTGATCTATCCAACATGATAGAGCAAAAGCAACCCGCTCAGGCAGAAATAGAACTCCTGAAATCACGTCTGGTGCTGGGTTCGGCCATTAAAGCCTTAAACCTCGATCTACGCATTGCTGGCACTGAAAACAGCTTTACCGACCGTTTACTATCACCACATGACTATCAGACTGAATACAGCAAAACATCTGTTCTGTTTAAGGACAATGGTAAATCCTTTGATATCCGTCAGTTTGAAGTGCCGGCTTATTTCCATGACAAAAATTTACGTCTAGACTTTCAGCCGGGCAAATACACTTTAACCGATCCGGTCACAGAACAGGTGGTATTCTCTGCGCCATTAAACCAGCGCAGTCAATTACAGTCCGAACATGGTGAATGGAAAGTTGCCATTTATAGCCAGGACCAGTTCAAGGCACCTTATCTTGTACGCAAGCAATCTCTGCCCGCTGCAGTAAAATCAATTCTCGCCAATTACTCGGTTGCAGAAAAGGGCAAAATGACCGGTGTATTAGGCCTGAATTATCAGGGCACGGATAAACAGCATATTACTGAGGTTCTCAATGCCATCCTGGCTGCCTATAGCCAGCAAAATATTGAACGTCGTTCTGCAGAAACGGCCCAGACACTCAAGTTTCTGGATGAACAGTTACCTGAATTGCGCCAGCAACTGGATGTAGCTGAGCGAGAATTCAATACTTTCCGTCAGCAATTCAATACGGTCGATGTCACCAAAGAGTCGGAACTGTATCTGACCCAAAGTATTAGCTTGGAAACCCAGAAAGCACAGCTCGAACAGCAAGTGGCTGAGGCTTCTGCCAAATACACCAATGAACATCCGGTGATGCAGCAGATGAATGCACAACTGGCTGCCATCAACAAAAGAATTAACGAGCTGGAAGGTACTTTAAAGCAATTGCCCGACCTGCAACGCCGATACTTGCAACTCTTCCGTGAAGTTGAAGTGAAACAGCAGCTCTATACTGCCCTGTTAAACTCTTATCAACAGCTACGAATTGCCAAAGCTGGTGAAATTGGTAATGTACGTGTAGTCGACACTGCTGTTGAACCATTAGAACCAATCAAACCGAAAAAACTGCAAATCCTGATTTTATCCATCTTCTTGGGCGGTTTCCTGGGAACCTTGCTGGCACTGCTACGCAACATGCTACGTTCAGGCATTAAGGATTCCAGTCAAATTGAAAATGAACTAGATTTGCCGGTATATGCGACGGTACCTCGCTCACCTGCACAAAATGGCTATATCAAGCTGGCCAAGAAGAAAAAATATATTCCTATTCTGGCAGTTAAAAACAGTGATGATATTGCGATTGAGAGTTTGCGTAGTATGCGTACTGCCATTCACTTTGCCTTAAGCAATGCACGGAACAATATTGTGATGATTTCTGGGCCTGCACCAGAAGTGGGTAAATCTTTTATCTCGACCAATCTGGCTGCAATTTTGGCACAAAGCCAGAAACGTGTGCTTTTGATTGATGCAGACTTACGTCGCGGTTATATCCATAAATACTTTAATCAAAATCATCAGCCTGGTTTAGCCGAGTATTTAAATAAACAGGCTACTTTAAATGAAGTGATCAAAGCCACAGATATTCTAGGATTAGATCTATTGACTCGGGGTAAAAGCCCGGTGAATCCATCCGAGTTACTCAGTACTCCATTATTTGGGGAAATGCTGACTCAGTTATCCAGTCAATATGATCATATCCTGATTGATACTTCACCTATTCTTGCAGTGACTGACGGGATTATCATCTCGCAACATGCAGGTGTGAATTTGTTGATTGCACGTTATGCACAGACTCAGATGAAAGAGCTGGAATTAACCGTCAATCGCTTTGAACAGGCTGGCGTCAAGGTCAATGGCGTGATCTTGAATGATATTCAGCGTTCAAGTGCAGGTTATGGCTATGGCTATGGCTATGGCTATAATTATGCCTATGCCTATAAAGCTTCAAAAGACAAGGATTGA
- a CDS encoding sugar transferase, giving the protein MRNKGEVSKRVVDIVIAFMALLILFPVFIIIAYKVRKNLGSPIFFYQERPGENGKLFRMIKFRSMRNAVDKEGNPLPDKFRITAFGQKLRSSSLDEMPQLINVLKGDMSIVGPRPQMKEFLEHYTDEQIRRHDVKPGMTGLAQVSGRNNLSWEEKFALDVQYVEQHNMWLDFKIMFKTAQVMLSQEGINAPNQEVGAARFSGKNMPETPLFTKEVK; this is encoded by the coding sequence ATGAGGAATAAAGGGGAGGTATCTAAGCGGGTGGTTGATATAGTGATTGCATTCATGGCTTTGCTTATATTATTCCCGGTTTTTATTATCATCGCTTATAAAGTACGAAAAAATTTGGGTTCGCCTATTTTCTTTTACCAAGAACGACCTGGTGAAAATGGTAAATTATTTAGAATGATTAAATTTCGTTCTATGCGGAATGCCGTAGATAAAGAGGGTAATCCTTTACCTGATAAATTTCGTATCACTGCATTTGGACAAAAGTTACGCTCTAGCAGTTTAGATGAAATGCCACAGCTGATTAATGTTTTGAAAGGAGATATGAGTATTGTTGGGCCTCGGCCTCAAATGAAAGAATTTCTAGAGCATTATACTGATGAACAAATACGACGGCATGACGTTAAACCTGGTATGACAGGGCTTGCTCAGGTGAGTGGACGCAATAATTTATCCTGGGAAGAAAAATTTGCATTAGATGTACAATATGTTGAACAGCATAATATGTGGTTAGATTTTAAAATCATGTTTAAAACAGCTCAAGTGATGTTGAGCCAAGAGGGAATTAATGCTCCTAATCAGGAAGTCGGTGCTGCGCGGTTTTCGGGAAAAAACATGCCTGAAACTCCTTTATTTACAAAAGAAGTAAAATAA
- a CDS encoding GNAT family N-acetyltransferase: MGEDISFKIKKYEDSDKIMWNKFLLKCKNYHFMFNRDFMEYHSDRFEDFSLIFKNDEDEIMALLPGNIKDNIFYSHQGLTFGGFLFDRGMHAADMLELFTQLKIFFKEKNIEKIIYKCIPSIYHNYPAQEDLYALFRNHANLYRRDISVCIDLEEEYSYSESKRRSIKKLKKNGIICEEVDQPSIVWGVLREVLREHHNQQPVHNEIEIDLLKSRFPNNIRAYKCCLDGNIVAAAVTFETERVVHIQYLASNDKGREGKVLDYLIDFLINNSKKFAKIFDFGISNENEGKFLNRGLINQKERFGARAIVHDFYTIDF, encoded by the coding sequence ATGGGCGAAGATATAAGCTTTAAAATAAAAAAATACGAAGATTCAGATAAAATAATGTGGAATAAATTTTTGTTAAAATGTAAAAATTATCACTTTATGTTTAATCGGGATTTCATGGAGTATCATTCTGATCGTTTCGAAGATTTCTCTTTAATATTTAAAAATGATGAAGATGAAATTATGGCTTTATTACCTGGAAATATTAAAGATAATATTTTTTATAGTCATCAAGGTTTAACCTTTGGTGGATTTTTATTTGATAGAGGCATGCATGCTGCTGATATGCTTGAACTCTTTACTCAATTAAAGATTTTTTTTAAAGAAAAAAATATTGAAAAAATTATATATAAATGTATTCCAAGTATTTATCATAATTATCCAGCGCAAGAAGACTTATATGCTTTATTTAGAAATCATGCCAACCTTTATCGTAGAGATATTAGTGTTTGTATTGATTTAGAGGAAGAATATTCATATTCGGAAAGCAAAAGAAGATCAATTAAGAAGCTCAAAAAAAATGGTATTATTTGTGAAGAAGTAGATCAGCCTAGTATTGTTTGGGGTGTCCTTCGTGAAGTATTACGTGAGCATCATAACCAACAACCTGTCCATAATGAAATTGAAATAGATTTATTGAAAAGCAGATTTCCTAATAATATAAGAGCTTATAAGTGCTGTCTTGATGGTAATATTGTGGCAGCAGCAGTTACTTTTGAAACTGAGAGAGTGGTTCATATTCAGTATTTGGCGAGTAATGATAAGGGCAGAGAGGGAAAAGTATTAGATTATCTGATTGATTTTTTAATAAATAACAGTAAAAAATTTGCTAAAATATTTGACTTTGGTATTTCTAATGAAAATGAAGGGAAGTTTTTAAATAGGGGGTTGATTAATCAAAAAGAAAGATTTGGTGCTCGTGCGATTGTACATGATTTTTATACTATAGATTTTTGA
- a CDS encoding glycosyltransferase family 4 protein: MINKKIAIIGSTAYNLYNFRKDFIFACLEQGHQVYAFVSEYDDQWLDIIKNLGATPISYQLSRGGLNPLSDLYSIFQLINKIKEIQPDIVFSYSTKPIIYATLAAYKTNVPYIYGMIEGLGSPFTIHKHGQSLKTKFIRFVQISLYRLAFPYLDKIIFLNRDDPKDLVHHYNLPHKNNAIEVLGPIGLNLQEYAYTKWDTEKNLSFIFIARLIAEKGIFEYLEAARIVKEKYPDITFKIIGGLDPENPTGLKQAQLDQLIETGIIEYAGFVKDVNQRIRESAVFVLPSYYREGVPRSTQEAMAIGRPVITTDVPGCNETVVEGVTGFLIPKWDVNALVKKMIYFIEYPEQVNEMGYQGFLYAKKNFNADHINHRLLQILGMN; encoded by the coding sequence ATGATAAATAAAAAAATTGCTATTATAGGTTCTACTGCTTATAACCTTTATAATTTTCGTAAAGATTTTATTTTTGCATGTTTAGAGCAGGGTCATCAGGTTTATGCTTTTGTCTCCGAGTATGATGATCAGTGGCTAGATATAATTAAAAATCTTGGAGCAACTCCTATTTCCTATCAACTTAGTCGTGGGGGATTGAACCCATTATCTGATCTATATTCTATTTTTCAGCTTATAAATAAAATAAAAGAAATTCAACCTGATATAGTCTTTTCATACTCAACTAAACCTATTATTTATGCTACTTTAGCTGCTTATAAGACAAATGTTCCCTATATCTATGGAATGATTGAAGGCTTGGGTTCACCTTTTACCATTCATAAACATGGTCAAAGTTTAAAGACTAAATTCATACGCTTTGTACAAATTTCTTTATATCGGCTTGCATTTCCATATTTAGATAAAATTATTTTCTTAAATCGCGATGATCCTAAAGATCTAGTACATCATTATAATCTTCCCCATAAAAATAATGCAATTGAAGTCTTAGGACCAATTGGTCTTAACTTACAAGAGTATGCCTATACGAAATGGGATACCGAGAAAAACTTATCTTTTATCTTTATTGCCAGGTTAATTGCTGAAAAGGGTATATTTGAATATTTAGAAGCTGCTCGAATAGTTAAAGAAAAATATCCTGATATAACATTTAAAATTATAGGTGGATTGGATCCTGAAAATCCAACTGGTTTAAAGCAGGCACAATTAGATCAATTGATAGAAACAGGAATTATAGAATACGCTGGTTTCGTTAAAGATGTGAATCAAAGAATACGTGAGAGTGCAGTTTTTGTATTACCTTCCTATTATCGTGAGGGCGTACCTCGCAGTACACAAGAAGCAATGGCTATAGGAAGACCAGTGATTACGACTGATGTACCTGGCTGTAATGAAACTGTAGTAGAGGGTGTTACAGGTTTCCTAATTCCTAAATGGGATGTAAACGCATTAGTAAAGAAAATGATTTATTTCATAGAATATCCTGAACAAGTAAATGAAATGGGGTATCAGGGATTTTTATATGCTAAAAAAAATTTTAATGCTGATCATATAAATCATAGATTATTGCAAATATTAGGAATGAATTAG
- a CDS encoding glycosyltransferase family 2 protein: MYISIGIPFFNAEKYLEDAIKSVLAQTFQNWELILVDDGSTDRSLEIARSFVDPRIRIISDGSNRRLPYRLNQIINEAKYDIIARMDADDLMAVDRLEKQIKVLNENPEIDLVVTSLYSIGNKNEILGKRIFSNHQMQPKEILQGLTNLLHPSLLARKTWCQRNPYQENNCLAEDYELWLSAAIKNDFNYVVMQEPLYFYREVENVKKEKMIRGYNTQIEVIKKYYNNVISDLEKNKIVLKFEIKKMIVEILSFLNLMQILNKRRMTTVSEDDKNFYASQLELIGRLK, encoded by the coding sequence ATGTATATTTCTATAGGAATTCCATTTTTTAATGCTGAAAAATATTTAGAAGATGCGATTAAATCGGTTCTGGCCCAAACTTTTCAAAACTGGGAACTAATATTAGTAGATGATGGATCAACAGACCGGTCTTTAGAGATAGCTCGATCATTTGTTGATCCTCGAATCCGTATCATTTCTGACGGTTCCAATAGAAGATTGCCTTATCGCTTAAATCAGATTATCAATGAAGCAAAATATGACATTATTGCACGTATGGATGCTGATGATTTAATGGCAGTAGATCGGCTTGAAAAACAGATTAAAGTCTTAAATGAAAACCCAGAAATTGATTTAGTGGTAACCAGTTTATATTCTATTGGAAATAAAAATGAGATCTTAGGAAAAAGAATTTTTTCTAACCACCAGATGCAGCCAAAAGAAATTTTGCAAGGGTTGACAAATTTATTACATCCTTCACTTCTTGCACGTAAGACATGGTGTCAAAGAAATCCTTATCAGGAAAATAACTGCCTAGCTGAAGATTATGAATTATGGTTATCAGCAGCTATAAAAAATGATTTTAATTATGTGGTGATGCAAGAACCCTTATATTTTTATAGAGAAGTGGAAAATGTAAAAAAAGAAAAAATGATACGTGGATATAATACTCAAATTGAAGTGATTAAAAAGTATTATAACAATGTCATATCTGATCTTGAAAAAAATAAGATTGTTCTAAAATTTGAAATAAAAAAAATGATTGTAGAAATATTAAGTTTTTTGAATTTAATGCAAATTTTAAATAAGCGTAGGATGACTACTGTTTCTGAAGACGATAAAAATTTTTATGCGTCACAATTAGAACTTATAGGACGATTAAAATAA
- a CDS encoding O-antigen ligase family protein — MIILNETNSKNNIIFLSDTNIRDKSIVYLILFSFFLSQFYFWSSGVPQFSHIFIMGAILLLFSKSSKINIEYSNIILLFVAYAICVNFAWYLIVLDSSYMMSTVYWIFNLLFFILMMNLNQVQINFLYEKLLFLIPFSYIVEIIIWVSNLGRYDFEPRYNGLFNDPNQMAFWVLSSCAIYLYISGNGFKKITVYFLALFLILLTMSRSASIGFLMLTLGLIFSQKGDLNKRIFVFIGTLAFFGSLSYFLYSLGVFDSIALRFIEGLDQRDSQVEGRGLFSFLDYPQYLIFGAGQGAHWLYNPTGNEIHSTWLGILFYYGIIGISLFLIFLYQIFKKLSLSNKMIFLGPMLYGFTTYSARTLIFWFLLAAFLIFSNNNKEE; from the coding sequence ATGATTATTTTAAATGAAACTAATTCAAAAAATAACATTATTTTTTTAAGTGATACTAATATAAGAGATAAGTCAATTGTATATCTTATACTATTTTCATTTTTTTTATCTCAGTTTTATTTTTGGTCAAGTGGAGTTCCACAATTTAGCCATATTTTTATTATGGGTGCCATTTTATTGCTATTTAGCAAAAGCTCTAAAATAAATATTGAGTATTCAAATATAATTTTATTATTCGTTGCTTATGCAATTTGTGTAAATTTTGCTTGGTATTTAATTGTTCTAGATTCAAGTTATATGATGTCGACTGTTTACTGGATATTTAATTTACTATTTTTTATATTAATGATGAATTTAAATCAGGTCCAGATCAACTTTTTATATGAAAAGTTATTATTCCTTATTCCTTTTTCTTATATTGTTGAAATTATTATCTGGGTAAGTAATTTAGGTCGTTATGATTTTGAACCTCGATACAATGGTCTTTTTAATGATCCTAACCAGATGGCATTTTGGGTGCTAAGTAGCTGCGCAATTTACCTGTATATTTCAGGAAACGGTTTTAAAAAAATAACCGTCTATTTTTTAGCTTTATTCTTGATTTTATTGACCATGTCAAGATCTGCTTCAATTGGCTTTTTAATGTTAACGCTGGGACTTATATTTAGTCAAAAAGGGGACCTGAATAAAAGAATATTTGTATTCATTGGAACATTAGCGTTTTTTGGAAGCTTAAGCTACTTTTTATATAGCTTAGGGGTTTTTGATAGCATTGCACTACGCTTTATAGAAGGGTTAGATCAAAGAGACAGTCAGGTAGAAGGACGTGGTCTTTTTAGTTTTTTAGATTATCCTCAATATTTAATTTTTGGGGCTGGACAAGGTGCTCACTGGTTATATAACCCTACCGGAAATGAAATTCATTCAACTTGGTTAGGTATCTTATTTTATTATGGAATTATAGGTATATCCTTATTTTTAATATTTCTATACCAAATATTTAAGAAATTATCACTTTCAAACAAGATGATATTCTTAGGACCAATGTTATATGGGTTTACCACCTATAGTGCAAGAACGCTGATTTTTTGGTTTTTATTGGCAGCTTTTTTAATATTTTCAAATAATAATAAGGAAGAATAA
- a CDS encoding glycosyltransferase family 2 protein, which produces MKIEHPLISIIIPSYNHERFVCDSIRSVIDQSYQNIELIVIDDGSTDSSVEKIQELIPLCEKRFTRFEFRHRPNQGLSATLNEALAWTQGEYFSSLASDDIILKDKIKIQSEFLNQNKNCIAVFGGVTVIDNDSNLVKNRVKKRQSYNFEKILLLEHDLPATTQLIRSKALKKIGGYDAKVKIEDWYMWLLLAQEGELCYLPVIFAKYRLHDNNMHKQTSLMHDSRMMILNEYQNHILFNKAKKRALWINAFELGLFSKKQSLEKMLSILREYPSEILKYDFFRFFYWLIIKKDF; this is translated from the coding sequence ATGAAAATTGAACACCCTTTAATTTCTATCATTATACCAAGTTATAATCATGAGAGATTTGTGTGTGACAGTATCAGGAGTGTCATTGACCAGTCGTATCAGAATATTGAGTTAATTGTCATTGATGATGGATCTACAGATTCTTCCGTAGAAAAAATCCAAGAACTGATTCCGCTCTGTGAAAAACGATTTACCCGATTTGAGTTTAGACATCGACCCAATCAGGGCTTGAGTGCAACCTTGAATGAAGCATTAGCATGGACACAGGGAGAATATTTTTCTTCTCTGGCTTCAGATGATATAATCTTAAAAGATAAAATAAAAATACAATCCGAATTTTTAAACCAGAACAAAAATTGTATCGCAGTATTTGGAGGAGTGACAGTTATTGATAATGATTCTAATCTTGTCAAAAATAGAGTTAAAAAAAGACAAAGTTATAATTTTGAAAAAATTTTATTATTAGAACATGATTTGCCAGCTACGACTCAACTGATCCGATCTAAAGCTTTGAAAAAAATTGGCGGTTATGATGCTAAGGTAAAAATCGAAGACTGGTATATGTGGTTGCTTTTAGCACAGGAGGGGGAGTTATGTTATCTTCCAGTTATTTTTGCTAAATACAGGCTACATGATAATAATATGCATAAACAGACGTCTCTTATGCATGATTCGAGAATGATGATTTTAAATGAATACCAAAATCATATTCTATTTAATAAGGCAAAAAAAAGAGCTTTATGGATAAATGCATTTGAGTTGGGGTTGTTTTCCAAAAAGCAATCATTGGAAAAAATGCTAAGCATTTTGAGAGAATATCCATCTGAAATTTTAAAATATGATTTTTTCAGGTTTTTTTACTGGTTAATTATTAAAAAAGATTTTTAA
- a CDS encoding O-antigen translocase codes for MNLLTTSVLNGVAVLIKTLTLFVLNKILAVYLGPTGYAALGQFQNFIQMVTTFAGSAINTAVIKYTAEYHEDQNKQRAIWKTAGSLVLLFSLIFAILILIFQNQLSLYIFHTLEYQNVFVWFAVFLIFFNFNTLFLAILNGKKEILKLVIANISGSLFALIITSILAIKLHLYGALIALSIYQSIAFIATLFLCCRADWFKFSSLFGKIDFEITKKFSSFVWMALVSAICVPLSQMLIRAYLSQEFSVAYAGYWEAMIRLSTVYLMLVTTILGVYYLPRLSELKILEEIKKEVYLGYKFLFPMAVAGGIIVFVLRDWIINVLFSPSFAPMQSLFFWQMMGDALKIGSWILGYLMLSKAMTKLYISTEIIFTLSLLILTYVCTQVFGFEGVSIAYLVNYGMYWIVISLFIFKPLE; via the coding sequence ATGAATTTACTTACGACCAGCGTACTCAATGGTGTGGCGGTGCTGATTAAGACCCTAACTCTATTTGTACTGAATAAAATTTTGGCTGTATATCTGGGACCGACTGGATATGCCGCTTTAGGACAATTCCAAAATTTTATTCAAATGGTAACAACTTTTGCAGGTAGCGCAATTAATACTGCCGTCATTAAATATACGGCCGAGTATCATGAAGATCAAAACAAACAACGTGCAATCTGGAAAACAGCAGGCAGTCTTGTTCTTCTATTCAGCCTGATTTTTGCAATATTAATTTTAATTTTCCAAAACCAGCTATCACTTTATATATTTCATACCCTTGAATATCAAAATGTTTTCGTATGGTTCGCAGTATTTTTAATATTTTTTAATTTTAATACATTGTTTTTAGCAATATTAAATGGCAAAAAAGAAATATTAAAATTGGTAATTGCTAATATTTCAGGCAGTTTATTTGCTCTTATTATTACAAGTATTTTAGCCATAAAACTACATTTATATGGTGCCTTGATTGCATTATCCATTTATCAGTCTATTGCATTTATAGCCACGTTATTTCTGTGTTGTAGAGCGGACTGGTTTAAATTTTCGTCTCTGTTTGGAAAAATAGACTTCGAAATTACTAAAAAATTTAGTTCTTTTGTTTGGATGGCATTGGTAAGTGCGATCTGCGTGCCTTTATCGCAAATGCTGATTCGTGCCTATTTAAGCCAGGAGTTTAGCGTGGCATATGCAGGATACTGGGAAGCGATGATCCGTCTAAGTACCGTATACCTGATGCTGGTTACAACAATATTGGGGGTCTATTACTTGCCGCGCCTATCAGAGCTCAAGATACTTGAAGAAATTAAGAAAGAAGTCTATTTAGGCTATAAGTTCCTTTTTCCAATGGCTGTGGCAGGAGGCATAATTGTTTTTGTGTTACGTGATTGGATTATCAATGTATTGTTCAGTCCCTCCTTCGCACCCATGCAAAGCCTGTTCTTTTGGCAAATGATGGGCGATGCATTAAAGATAGGGAGCTGGATACTAGGCTATTTAATGTTAAGCAAAGCCATGACCAAACTGTATATCTCTACAGAAATTATATTTACTCTTTCCCTTCTGATTTTGACCTATGTGTGTACCCAAGTTTTTGGATTTGAAGGGGTTTCGATTGCTTACCTGGTAAATTACGGGATGTATTGGATAGTCATCAGTTTATTTATATTTAAACCATTAGAATAA
- a CDS encoding DegT/DnrJ/EryC1/StrS family aminotransferase encodes MIPFLDLKAINAQYLDKLIVACTQVVDSGWYICGKQVDDFERHFAHYCGTQYAIGVANGLDALILTLRAWKELGKLNEGDEVIVPSNTYIASILAISQNNLKPVLVEPDLNTLNIDTKKIEAAITTKTKAILPVHLYGQLAAMPEIMVIAKKYNLLVLEDSAQAHGAEIDGKKAGNWGDASGFSFYPGKNLGALGDGGAITTNDAELANMLKAIRNYGSHEKYKNLMLGVNSRLDEIQAAILNVKLKFLDRENQHRRQIADLYLKGIQNPTIDLPLINIDAETYTQHVWHLFVIRTRHREELQKYLADHGVQTLIHYPIPPHKQQAYKEWNDLSLPISEQIHAEVLSLPIGPTLSMDEAKQIVQLCNGFQI; translated from the coding sequence ATGATTCCTTTTCTTGACCTAAAAGCGATAAATGCTCAATATCTTGATAAACTTATCGTAGCTTGTACACAGGTAGTTGATTCTGGCTGGTATATATGTGGCAAACAGGTAGACGATTTTGAAAGACATTTTGCGCATTATTGTGGAACGCAGTATGCCATAGGGGTTGCCAATGGTTTGGATGCTCTTATTCTGACCCTGCGTGCATGGAAAGAATTGGGTAAGCTAAATGAAGGAGATGAAGTCATTGTGCCTTCAAATACTTATATTGCGAGTATTTTGGCGATTTCACAAAATAATCTAAAACCGGTGTTGGTCGAACCAGATCTTAATACTTTAAATATTGATACTAAAAAAATTGAAGCAGCTATTACTACCAAAACAAAGGCGATTTTACCCGTTCATTTATATGGACAGCTTGCTGCCATGCCAGAAATTATGGTGATTGCCAAGAAATATAATTTACTGGTCCTAGAGGATTCAGCACAAGCACATGGTGCTGAAATAGATGGTAAAAAAGCAGGTAATTGGGGAGATGCCTCAGGCTTCAGTTTTTATCCAGGTAAAAACTTGGGGGCATTAGGAGATGGGGGCGCGATTACCACCAATGATGCCGAGTTAGCCAATATGCTGAAGGCGATACGTAATTATGGTTCGCATGAAAAATATAAAAACCTGATGCTTGGAGTAAATAGTCGTCTTGATGAAATTCAGGCGGCAATTCTGAACGTAAAACTGAAATTTTTGGACCGAGAGAACCAGCATCGCCGTCAGATTGCAGATCTCTATTTAAAAGGAATTCAAAATCCAACCATTGATCTTCCACTCATAAATATAGACGCGGAAACTTATACCCAGCATGTTTGGCATCTGTTTGTCATCCGAACCCGACATCGGGAAGAATTACAAAAATATCTGGCAGACCATGGGGTACAGACACTGATCCATTACCCGATTCCACCGCATAAACAACAAGCTTATAAAGAGTGGAATGACTTAAGTTTACCAATTTCAGAACAAATTCATGCCGAGGTCTTGAGCTTACCGATCGGACCTACTTTATCTATGGATGAAGCAAAGCAAATTGTTCAGTTATGTAATGGTTTTCAAATATAG
- a CDS encoding sugar 3,4-ketoisomerase — protein MSLVKLIDLPNLGDERGGLVAIESNQSIPFKVKRLYYIFSTLNKARGFHAHIALKQIAICIKGSCRFILDNGCIKDEIILNSPLKGLYIESLIWREIHDFSEDCVLLVLANNHYDENDYIRNYQNFLKEVNKPIINLIVNN, from the coding sequence ATGAGTTTAGTTAAATTAATTGATTTACCTAATTTAGGTGATGAACGAGGTGGATTAGTTGCAATTGAATCAAATCAATCTATTCCATTTAAAGTTAAACGTCTTTATTATATTTTTAGTACTTTGAATAAAGCTCGTGGTTTTCATGCTCATATTGCTTTGAAACAAATAGCTATATGTATAAAAGGTAGCTGTCGATTTATATTGGATAATGGATGTATTAAAGATGAAATTATTTTGAATTCTCCTTTAAAAGGATTATATATAGAATCTTTAATATGGAGAGAAATTCATGATTTTTCTGAAGATTGTGTACTATTGGTATTGGCGAATAATCATTATGATGAAAATGATTATATTCGAAATTATCAGAATTTTTTAAAAGAGGTAAATAAGCCAATTATAAATTTAATAGTAAATAATTAA